Proteins co-encoded in one Setaria viridis chromosome 9, Setaria_viridis_v4.0, whole genome shotgun sequence genomic window:
- the LOC117837901 gene encoding BTB/POZ and MATH domain-containing protein 2: protein MPAPGSAVLGGNEHRSASAIVGGTVTGHHLLHIDGYSCTKDKLPTGRSIQSRPFSAAGHRWCIHYFPNGQSSKDADFISVFLHLDESPGGPVMARARFDLLDRAGKPVPLNNSTWLKEFSFSPDGTGYGFPDLVRREFLEKSEHLFNDCFTISCGIIISDELRTEDRIAASPLVSLAVPPSDLDQHLNNLLVGKEGADVTFQVAGEAFSAHRFLLAARSRVFKAELCGAMKESTATGGCIIQIDDMLPQVFKALLHFIYTDSLPQMEEQEESVMAQHLLEAADRYDMQRLKLICEDKLCRHLDVSSAATTLVLAEQHNCRGLKDACIEFLLSHHVLEEVMATDGFEHLTKSCPALVKEIISKLASRCR, encoded by the coding sequence ATGCCAGCGCCGGGATCTGCCGTGCTCGGTGGTAACGAGCACCGCTCCGCCTCGGCCATCGTCGGGGGCACGGTCACGGGTCACCACCTTCTCCACATCGACGGCTACTCGTGCACCAAGGATAAGCTCCCCACCGGCAGATCCATCCAGTCTCGCCCTTTCAGTGCGGCGGGTCACCGCTGGTGCATCCACTACTTCCCCAACGGCCAGTCCTCCAAGGACGCCGATTTCATATCCGTCTTCCTCCACCTCGACGAGAGTCCCGGAGGGCCCGTGATGGCGCGAGCCAGGTTCGATTTGctcgatcgagcagggaaaccGGTGCCATTGAACAACTCCACGTGGCTGAAAGAGTTTTCCTTTTCCCCCGACGGCACAGGGTACGGCTTCCCGGATTTGGTTAGGAGGGAGTTCTTGGAGAAGTCGGAGCACCTCTTCAACGACTGCTTCACGATCAGCTGCGGCATCATTATTTCCGACGAGCTCCGCACGGAGGATAGGATTGCCGCATCACCGCTTGTTTCGCTCGCTGTGCCACCATCTGACCTGGATCAGCATCTGAACAATCTCCTCGTGGGCAAAGAGGGCGCCGACGTCACATTCCAAGTCGCCGGCGAGGCATTCAGCGCGCACAGGTTTCTCCTCGCGGCCCGGTCGCGGGTCTTCAAGGCAGAGCTGTGCGGTGCAATGAAAGAGAGCACTGCCACAGGGGGTTGCATCATCCAGATTGATGATATGTTACCTCAGGTGTTCAAGGCCTTGCTCCATTTCATCTACACCGACTCGCTGCCGCAGATGGAGGAACAAGAGGAGTCCGTCATGGCTCAGCACCTGCTGGAAGCGGCGGACAGGTATGACATGCAGAGGCTCAAACTGATTTGTGAGGATAAGTTGTGCAGGCACCTAGACGTGAGCTCGGCCGCGACCACGTTAGTGTTGGCTGAACAGCACAACTGCCGTGGTCTCAAGGATGCTTGCATTGAGTTCCTTCTATCTCATCATGTGCTGGAGGAGGTCATGGCAACAGATGGATTTGAGCATCTGACTAAAAGCTGCCCTGCTCTTGTGAAGGAGATAATATCCAAGCTTGCTTCCCGGTGCCGTTGA